Proteins encoded in a region of the Anopheles aquasalis chromosome 2, idAnoAquaMG_Q_19, whole genome shotgun sequence genome:
- the LOC126569763 gene encoding papilin isoform X4 yields MMRYTTLLVLLVTLQLSFTESRRFGPRHKRQHSSNLYQPESFIIPGGEGSRNERWSDWGAPSNCSRPCGGGVAYQERECLDTDASGTPSCTGGTKKYFSCNTQDCPEREQDFRKQQCSEFNDVPFEGHRYQWVPYTRAPNPCELNCMPFGERFYYRHRSKVIDGTRCNDESFDVCVDGTCQPVGCDMMLGSQAKEDKCRVCRGDGSSCKTVSGVLDQTNLQVGYNDLLLIPTGATNVVINERAPSNNYLAIRNLTGFYHLNGNYRIDFPRTISFAGCDWHYERRPQGFAAPDRLTCLGPTVESVYLVLLAQDRNVGVQYEYSVSSAAAPVDEPDSYSWMYTEFQPCTVSCGGGVQSRNVTCNSKSSLREVDEGLCNTNEKPASTQKCGQQACPPRWFEGPWSNCSKPCGTEGKQTREVYCERLSADGETTKIEDDVCLEHVGNKPATERECNQGTICPEWHIGKWSPCNKLCGDGERSRKVICFRKENGRITVLDDGECITEKPIASEKCMLRPCEGVDYVTSSWSGCDECGATVETRTVHCASKSGTIYDMKFCEERAVPELRRECELTPCDYQWFTSTWSKCSAVCGTGVQTRTVVCGVFDGQSLKRADDDYKCDATLKPEKEQECKGPEECPGQWFAGPWTDCTKSCGGGVKSRKVICIANETVVPETNCNVDSIQLTTESCNANPCTEDDVIPVSVGTTISIEDDYDEDELCDEDEEVEGSGGSIDRLVDGDQEGEVTQEGVMMVTDDTSLAEGIEIGTSPSGTTETTLEADEVMLSDSTGFETGATSGADSATTESAVEGSGADDGKASDDEKPPPFISEPTDEGSGGGSDDEDEPVSRAVSDKTQPTTGATVSDKASTDDASSGTEPASTTELEAQSTTEPSSFASSSVDDASETSVSASSVDFSTTDSTDVTTDTTELDSSTTEHSESTTEIDSSTVSDDLSTTVQIAASSDIQSTTEDSIVSTTVAVSETSDSVSTTEVVEGSSTDVSATETDGATGTTALVGSDATEQSSSESSVTGTTPVSSASVSDASSTGETVTEVPADGSTTVAGSSDSTDATESTDDFTGSTVTEDGLEDTTYDIWSSSSTSATDDDDGTEEPAESSTPYTLSSVIAKEQKPRKCKPRPKVPKCAKSAYGCCPDGKTKATGPFSEGCSLPETCKETKFGCCPDGLSPATGPKDRGCPKSDCADTLFGCCPDKETPAEGNDQEGCPIETTTIGGCVISEFGCCDDGITEAKGPKSKGCPGVPEEEEPSATEKTTEPVPVPEGCASSQHGCCPDNTTEATGPNGEGCEPCSKEPYGCCPDGKTPAHGHNREGCCLQSPYGCCPDNVVPAQGPNQEGCECEYSPYGCCPDNKTSARGYGNAGCGCQYTEHGCCPDKETEAQGPNYEGCPCHAYQFGCCPDGATPAKGPHNQGCHCSHSEFKCCSDGQTAAKGPDGEGCTCAESKYGCCPDGSTEAQGSKFEGCTDVPESPQKACALPKDKGPCNTFVVKHFFDVEYGGCGRFWYGGCDGNNNRFDSADDCKAVCETPSGKDVCHLPKITGPCTGHYNMWYYDAERNLCSQFTYGGCLGNANRFEKLEDCKALCSVDDSKPPCEQPMEHGPCNGTFERWFYDKETDACQPFYYGGCKGNKNNYQSEASCNYHCKKPGVHKPSCSQPPEVGNCEAQQARWYFAGDSNKCMPFYFTGCGGNENHYVSRDQCEAQCPPKVEKDTCFLPAETGECQNYTAHWYFDTKDNRCRQFYYGGCGGNGNNFVDEQACINRCVDAKQEPPQTEAPQRRPPVAEPSPVDQFDRRYCQLPMDHGDRECKPYQGRFYFDSEKGVCTLFTYTGCGGNQNNFQTEAECEQSCGREQNVCELPQVQGDCDGNEERWFYDRRAQRCVAFSYSGCGGNGNNFYRQDECERQCSSPTQVDLRGPTEPEQPVQNVSRCEQIPEFGDGEDDLILHYYDAERQTCALFRYSGSGGNTNRFASVEECDRVCGLYRGVDVCKDGKDAGPCGDAIPRFYYDSRTHACYSFNYSGCEGNGNRFASAEECEGTCVHRRTDETHDPADVLEICSLPVARGDRHCKGRYRKKARKRYYYDVERETCFAFRYTGCGGNGNNFPSYNHCRTYCTIECK; encoded by the exons ATGATGAG ATACACAACATTGTTGGTGCTACTAGTGACCTTACAGCTTAGCTTTACGGAATCCAGGCGG TTCGGTCCTCGACACAAACGACAGCATAGCAGTAATCTGTACCAACCGGAGAGCTTCATTATACCGGGCGGCGAAGGATCGCGCAACGAACGGTGGAGCGACTGGGGTGCCCCGTCAAACTGTTCCCgcccgtgtggtggtggcgtcgcgTACCAGGAACGAGAATGTCTTGACACTGA TGCCAGTGGTACGCCTAGCTGCACCGGAGGAACGAAGAAATATTTTTCCTGCAATACTCAG GACTGCCCAGAACGGGAGCAGGACTTTCGCAAACAGCAGTGCTCGGAGTTCAACGATGTGCCATTCGAGGGACACCGGTACCAGTGGGTACCGTACACGCGGGCACCAAATCCTTGCGAGCTGAACTGCATGCCGTTCGGTGAGCGTTTCTATTACCGCCACCGATCGAAGGTGATCGATGGAACGCGGTGCAATGACGAATCGTTCGACGTGTGCGTCGATGGAACCTGCCAACCCGTCGGATGCGATATGATGCTGGGATCGCAGGCCAAAGAAGACAAATGTCGCGTCTGTCGGGGTGATGGTAGCTCGTGCAAAACCGTCAGCGGTGTTCTGGACCAGACCAACCTGCAGGTTGGCTACAACGACCTACTGCTCATTCCGACCGGTGCTACGAACGTGGTGATCAACGAAAGGGCCCCCTCGAACAACTATCTAGCGATACGCAATCTGACCGGTTTCTATCATCTGAACGGAAACTATCGGATTGACTTTCCGCGTACCATCTCGTTTGCCGGGTGCGATTGGCACTATGAGCGTCGTCCGCAGGGTTTCGCCGCTCCTGACAGGCTAACCTGTCTCGGTCCGACGGTGGAATCGGTGTACCTGGTACTGTTGGCGCAGGATCGCAATGTCGGTGTGCAGTACGAGTACAGTGTGTCgtcagcagcggcaccggtcGATGAACCGGACAGTTATTCCTGGATGTACACCGAATTTCAACCGTGTACCGTgagctgtggcggtggtgtacAGTCCCGTAACGTGACGTGCAACAGTAAAAGCTCACTCCGGGAAGTTGATGAAGGTTTGTGCAATACGAACGAAAAGCCAGCCTCAACGCAGAAGTGTGGTCAGCAAGCATGTCCACCCCGATGGTTCGAAGGTCCGTGGAGCAACTGTTCGAAACCGTGCGGAACGGAGGGGAAGCAGACGCGAGAGGTGTACTGCGAGCGACTATCGGCCGATGG GGAAACGACGAAGATCGAGGACGATGTGTGCCTGGAGCATGTCGGCAATAAGCCCGCGACGGAGCGGGAATGCAACCAGGGAACCATCTGTCCCGAGTGGCACATTGGAAAATGGTCTCCG TGCAACAAActgtgcggtgatggtgaacgTTCGCGAAAGGTGATCTGTTTCCGGAAAGAAAATGGCCGCATCACGGTGCTGGACGATGGTGAGTGCATTACGGAGAAACCGATTGCCAGCGAGAAGTGTATGCTGCGACCGTGCGAAGGAGTCGACTATGTGACATCGTCTTGGAGTGGG TGTGACGAGTGTGGCGCCACGGTAGAAACTCGTACGGTGCATTGTGCTTCGAAGAGCGGTACCATCTACGATATGAAGTTCTGCGAGGAGCGTGCAGTGCCGGAGTTGCGGCGGGAGTGCGAATTAACACCGTGCGATTATCAGTGGTTCACGTCCACCTGGAGCAAGTGTTCGGCCGTCTGCGGTACGGGTGTCCAGACGCGCACGGTCGTTTGCGGAGTGTTTGATGGTCAATCGCTGAAGCGAGCCGATGATGACTACAAGTGCGATGCAACGCTGAAGCCCGAGAAGGAACAGGAATGTAAAGGGCCGGAGGAGTGCCCTGGCCAGTGGTTCGCTGGTCCGTGGACCGATTGTACCAAGAGCTGCGGTGGTGGAGTGAAATCGCGTAAGGTGATCTGTATCGCCAATGAAACCGTCGTACCGGAGACGAACTGCAACGTGGACAGTATACAGCTGACGACGGAATCTTGTAACGCAAATCCGTGCACGGAGGATGACGTCATTCCGGTGTCGGTTGGTACGACGATCTCGATCGAGGACGATtacgatgaggatgagttgtgtgatgaggatgaggaagtgGAGGGCAGCGGAGGAAGCATTGACCGTTTGGTCGATGGTGACCAGGAAGGAGAGGTAACACAGGAGGGTGTTATGATGGTGACCGACGATACATCGTTGGCTGAAGGTATCGAAATTGGCACTAGCCCTAGCGGAACAACCGAGACCACGCTGGAAGCGGATGAAGTCATGCTGAGCGATTCGACCGGCTTTGAGACGGGTGCTACTTCGGGTGCGGATTCTGCGACCACCGAGAGCGCAGTTGAGGGGTCGGGTGCCGATGATGGTAAGGCATCGGATGATGAAAAACCACCTCCGTTCATCAGTGAACCGACGGACGAAGGATCTGGAGGAggcagcgacgacgaagacgaaccCGTTTCACGGGCAGTTTCCGATAAAACACAACCGACAACTGGCGCCACGGTATCGGACAAGGCTTCTACAGACGACGCTTCTTCCGGCACTGAGCCGGCCTCTACGACCGAGCTCGAGGCGCAGAGTACGACGGAGCCTTCCTCTTTCGCATCTTCTTCGGTGGATGATGCGTCCGAAACATCGGTGTCGGCTTCGAGTGTAGACTTCTCTACGACGGATTCCACGGACGTGACGACGGATACTACCGAGTTGGACAGCAGCACGACGGAGCATTCCGAATCTACAACCGAGATCGATAGCAGCACCGTGAGTGATGATCTGTCCACGACCGTGCAGATCGCTGCATCTTCAGATATTCAGAGTACGACTGAGGACAGCATCGTAAGTACTACTGTCGCCGTTTCCGAAACATCCGATAGTGTCAGTACTACGGAGGTGGTAGAAGGATCATCTACCGATGTTAGTGCCACAGAGACGGACGGAGCTACGGGCACTACAGCCCTCGTGGGATCTGATGCGACGGAGCAATCGAGTAGTGAATCTTCGGTTACGGGAACTACCCCGGTATCCTCTGCCAGTGTCAGTGACGCCAGTTCAACGGGTGAGACGGTCACGGAAGTGCCTGCAGATGGTAGCACGACTGTTGCCGGTTCGTCCGATTCGACAGACGCTACGGAATCGACGGATGACTTTACTGGTTCAACGGTCACCGAGGATGGGCTTGAAGATACTACGTACGACATttggtcatcgtcatcgaccagtgctactgatgatgatgatggtacggaGGAACCCGCCGAAAGCAGCACACCCTACACGCTCAGCTCGGTTATCGCCAAGGAACAGAAGCCACGCAAGTGTAAGCCAAGACCGAAGGTACCCAAGTGTGCCAAGTCCGCGTACGGTTGCTGCCCCGATGGTAAGACCAAGGCGACGGGTCCGTTTTCGGAGGGCTGCTCGCTGCCAGAGACCTGCAAGGAGACCAAGTTTGGTTGCTGCCCCGATGGTCTGTCTCCAGCGACGGGTCCCAAGGATCGCGGATGTCCGAAATCGGACTGTGCCGATACGCTGTTCGGTTGCTGTCCGGATAAGGAAACACCGGCCGAGGGTAACGATCAGGAGGGATGCCCGATTGAAACGACCACGATCGGTGGGTGTGTTATCAGTGAGTTCGGTTGCTGTGATGACGGTATTACCGAAGCCAAGGGTCCAAAATCCAAGGGTTGCCCAGGAGTtccggaagaggaggaaccaTCGGCCACGGAAAAGACAACggaaccggtgccagtgccggaaGGCTGTGCCAGCTCGCAACATGGATGCTGTCCAGACAACACAACGGAAGCCACGGGACCGAATGGTGAAGGGTGCGAACCGTGCAGCAAGGAACCGTACGGTTGTTGTCCCGATGGTAAAACTCCAGCGCATGGCCACAACCGTGAAGGATGTTGCCTGCAATCGCCGTACGGATGCTGTCCGGATAATGTGGTGCCTGCCCAGGGACCGAACCAAGAGGGTTGCGAGTGTGAATACTCACCGTATGGATGCTGTCCGGACAACAAGACATCAGCGCGTGGATACGGAAATGCAGGATGTGGTTGTCAGTACACGGAGCATGGGTGTTGTCCCGATAAGGAGACGGAAGCACAGGGACCGAACTACGAGGGATGTCCATGCCATGCGTACCAGTTCGGATGTTGTCCCGATGGTGCCACACCGGCCAAGGGACCGCACAATCAAGGATGCCACTGTTCACACAGTGAGTTCAAATGTTGTTCCGATGGCCAGACGGCCGCCAAGGGTCCCGATGGAGAGGGTTGTACCTGTGCGGAGAGCAAGTACGGTTGCTGCCCAGATGGAAGTACCGAGGCGCAGGGCAGCAAGTTTGAAGGGTGTACGGATGTACCTGAGTCACCGCAGAAGGCTTGCGCTTTACCGAAGGATAAGGGCCCATGTAACACCTTCGTCGTCAAGCATTTCTTCGACGTGGAATATGGTGGTTGTGGACGGTTCTGGTatggtggttgtgatggtaATAACAATCGTTTCGATTCCGCTGACGATTGTAAGGCCGTCTGTGAAACACCTTCCGGAAAGGATGTATGCCACCTGCCCAAGATCACGGGACCATGCACTGGGCACTACAACATGTGGTACTACGATGCGGAGCGCAATTTGTGCTCTCAATTCACGTACGGTGGGTGCCTTGGTAATGCCAATCGGTTCGAGAAGCTGGAAGACTGCAAAGCGTTGTGTAGTGTGGATGATTCGAAAC CACCATGCGAGCAGCCCATGGAACATGGACCTTGTAACGGTACCTTCGAACGTTGGTTCTACGACAAGGAAACGGATGCATGCCAACCATTCTACTACGGTGGTTGCAAGGGCAATAAGAACAACTACCAGTCGGAGGCATCGTGTAATTATCACTGCAAGAAACCAGGCGTGCACAAAC CGAGCTGTAGCCAGCCACCGGAAGTGGGTAACTGCGAGGCCCAGCAAGCCCGCTGGTACTTTGCCGGTGACAGTAACAAATGCATGCCCTTCTACTTTACCGGTTGTGGTGGGAATGAGAATCACTATGTCTCGCGCGACCAATGCGAAGCACAGTGTCCACCGAAGGTTG AAAAAGACACGTGCTTCCTTCCGGCGGAGACGGGCGAATGTCAGAACTACACGGCTCACTGGTACTTTGACACGAAGGATAACCGCTGCCGTCAGTTCTATTACGGTGGATGCGGTGGCAATGGCAACAACTTTGTGGATGAACAGGCATGCATCAATCGCTGTGTCGATGCAAAGCAGGAACCACCGCAAACGGAAGCTCCCCAAAGACGACCCCCGGTTGCGGAACCCAGTCCGGTGGATCAGTTTGATCGTCGCTATTGTCAGCTGCCGATGGATCATGGAGACCGAGAGTGCAAACCATACCAGGGACGGTTTTACTTCGATTCGGAGAAAGGTGTCTGTACCCTTTTCACCTACACCGGGTGTGGCGGAAATCAGAACAACTTCCAAACGGAGGCCGAATGCGAGCAGTCCTGTGGTCGGGAGCAGAACGTTTGCGAGTTGCCCCAGGTGCAAGGAGACTGCGATGGCAACGAGGAACGTTGGTTCTACGATCGTCGCGCGCAGCGCTGTGTTGCCTTCAGCTACAGTGGCTGTGGGGGCAATGGTAACAACTTCTATCGGCAGGATGAGTGTGAACGGCAGTGTAGCAGCCCAACGCAAGTGGATCTACGAGGACCGACAGAACCGGAGCAACCGGTGCAAAACGTTAGCCGTTGTGAGCAGATTCCAGagtttggtgatggtgaggacGATCTGATTCTGCATTACTACGATGCCGAACGACAAACGTGTGCACTGTTCCGATACAGTGGATCCGGTGGCAATACCAATCGATTCGCTTCGGTGGAAGAGTGTGATCGTGTCTGCGGTCTGTATCGTGGAGTTG ATGTGTGTAAAGATGGCAAGGATGCCGGTCCATGCGGGGACGCGATTCCCCGGTTCTACTACGATTCTCGAACACATGCGTGCTACTCGTTCAACTACAGTGGATGTGAGGGCAATGGCAATCGGTTCGCTAGTGCGGAAGAGTGTGAAGGAACGTGTGTCCATCGGCGAACGGACGAAACCCACGATCCAGCTG ATGTCCTAGAAATCTGTAGCCTGCCAGTTGCCAGAGGTGATCGGCATTGCAAGGGCCGTTACAGAAAGAAGGCTCGCAAGCGATATTACTATGACGTGGAACGAGAAACCTGCTTCGCCTTCCGGTATACCGGATGCGGAGGCAACGGCAACAATTTCCCCTCTTACAACCACTGCCGAACGTACTGTACCATTGAGTGTAAGTGa